One stretch of Hymenobacter chitinivorans DSM 11115 DNA includes these proteins:
- a CDS encoding alpha/beta hydrolase has translation MQKTTAALLLSPLLAAGLLTWAWRSKPYSIQADGCATITFAGRIRLAVLRQLLQRFGGQTARRLGLPKLPVRLVEQYVVPTSQGPTPVTLYWPDLPPQGPLPVYVNLHGGGFVLGHPLQDDRLCRYIAQQARCLVVNVDYALAPEYPFPAPVQQSYEVVRWVHEQAATLGYDAGRLAIGGRSAGGSLAAAVALLARERQEFTLALQVLDYPSLNLADRTDHKHVRPRRKQVLSVELASFFKHLYVPCPADRLNPLASPLLAPDLRGLAPALIITAEYDLLRDDGLAYARRLQEQGVAVMHEEFAGVDHGFTLLGPREPARRAWELMATSLRKALHSFS, from the coding sequence ATGCAAAAGACAACTGCTGCCCTTCTGCTGAGCCCACTTCTAGCCGCTGGCCTGCTTACCTGGGCCTGGCGCAGCAAACCCTACTCCATTCAGGCCGACGGCTGCGCTACCATCACCTTCGCCGGTCGAATTCGCCTGGCCGTGCTGCGCCAGCTGCTCCAGCGCTTCGGGGGCCAAACGGCCCGGCGGCTGGGTTTGCCGAAGCTGCCCGTGCGTCTCGTCGAGCAGTACGTGGTGCCGACCAGCCAGGGGCCCACGCCCGTCACGCTGTACTGGCCCGACCTCCCGCCCCAGGGGCCGCTGCCGGTGTACGTGAACCTGCACGGGGGCGGCTTCGTGCTGGGCCACCCGCTGCAGGACGACCGGCTGTGCCGCTATATTGCCCAGCAGGCCCGGTGTCTGGTCGTCAACGTGGACTACGCCCTGGCTCCGGAATACCCGTTTCCGGCCCCGGTGCAGCAAAGCTACGAGGTGGTACGGTGGGTGCACGAGCAGGCCGCGACCCTCGGCTACGATGCCGGCCGTCTGGCCATCGGTGGGCGCAGCGCGGGCGGCAGCCTGGCGGCGGCCGTGGCGCTGCTGGCCCGGGAGCGGCAGGAGTTTACCCTGGCGTTGCAAGTGCTGGATTACCCGTCGCTGAACCTGGCCGACCGCACCGACCACAAGCACGTGAGGCCCCGCCGCAAGCAGGTTTTGTCGGTCGAGCTGGCCTCGTTCTTCAAGCACCTGTACGTGCCCTGCCCCGCCGACCGGCTCAATCCGCTGGCCTCGCCCCTGCTGGCCCCCGACCTGCGCGGCCTGGCCCCGGCCCTGATTATCACGGCCGAGTACGACCTGCTCCGCGACGACGGCCTCGCCTACGCCCGGCGCCTGCAAGAGCAGGGCGTAGCGGTTATGCACGAGGAGTTTGCCGGTGTCGACCACGGCTTTACCCTGCTGGGCCCCCGGGAGCCGGCCCGGCGGGCCTGGGAGCTGATGGCAACTTCCCTGCGCAAGGCCCTGCATTCCTTCTCCTGA
- a CDS encoding MBL fold metallo-hydrolase, with translation MYFSVLLRLSLLVLPLPGLAALPPDYLAKCWQHQGAGIGPGYAAFSYRETTRELEHSQYPWQATTYDKKGTAWLSGQRFLRQDTLTQGAKTYYSQTQLGPGEVLFQDYGEKAVAAATPERLAAQLVGSARYSPVLLLGYLREHHVRPAATAPAGLVAYGAELPNARVTVLIRKADQLVERVTVLSHDELFGDVQTTFTYQDYVRQGPLRFARTVAVAKINGRVLDTVTVGAVAAVATAPALLARPAGYQLAAAKPEVPASSVEHFRPNLHLLNLPHTDDRVLVVEFRDFLVVAEAPLSSENGEYIIREARKIAPNKPIKYFVFGHYHPHYLGGLRAFVAAGATILGGPGTADYVRYLAQAPHTLQPDSLQRHPRSLAFEEVAQIKTITDGTFTMQIHCIGAQSAHTNDYLIYYFPTEKLLFEDDLVWIKREGGPRKASARQAGLTQAVQALKLPIDTVVQSWPVADYGVKTIIPYAELEQALQVK, from the coding sequence ATGTATTTTTCCGTCCTGCTGCGCCTGAGTCTGCTCGTGCTGCCCTTGCCCGGGCTGGCGGCCTTGCCCCCCGACTACCTGGCAAAGTGCTGGCAGCACCAAGGGGCCGGGATAGGGCCGGGGTACGCCGCGTTTTCCTACCGCGAAACAACCCGGGAGCTGGAGCACAGCCAGTACCCCTGGCAAGCCACGACTTACGATAAGAAGGGCACGGCCTGGCTGAGCGGCCAACGCTTTCTGCGCCAGGACACCCTCACCCAGGGTGCCAAAACCTACTACTCCCAGACTCAGCTGGGGCCCGGGGAAGTGCTGTTTCAGGATTACGGAGAAAAGGCCGTGGCTGCGGCCACGCCCGAGCGGCTGGCGGCCCAGCTCGTCGGCTCGGCCCGCTACTCGCCGGTGCTGCTGCTGGGCTATTTGCGCGAGCACCACGTTCGGCCCGCCGCTACGGCCCCCGCCGGCCTGGTGGCCTACGGCGCGGAGTTGCCCAACGCTAGGGTCACGGTCCTTATCCGCAAGGCCGACCAGCTGGTGGAGCGCGTCACGGTTCTGAGCCACGATGAGCTTTTTGGCGACGTGCAAACCACCTTTACCTACCAGGATTATGTCCGGCAGGGCCCGTTGCGCTTTGCCCGCACCGTGGCCGTGGCCAAAATCAACGGCCGGGTGCTCGATACGGTGACGGTGGGCGCGGTGGCGGCCGTAGCCACGGCCCCGGCGCTGCTGGCGCGGCCGGCCGGTTACCAGCTGGCCGCCGCCAAGCCGGAGGTACCCGCTAGCAGCGTGGAGCATTTCCGGCCCAATCTGCACCTGCTCAACCTCCCGCACACCGACGACCGGGTGCTAGTCGTGGAGTTCCGGGACTTTCTGGTGGTGGCCGAAGCGCCCCTGAGCAGCGAAAATGGAGAGTACATCATCCGGGAGGCCCGCAAAATTGCGCCTAACAAGCCCATCAAGTACTTCGTCTTCGGACACTACCACCCGCACTACCTCGGCGGGCTGCGCGCCTTCGTAGCCGCGGGTGCCACCATCCTGGGCGGCCCGGGCACGGCCGACTACGTCCGTTACCTGGCCCAGGCCCCGCACACCCTGCAGCCCGACAGCCTGCAGCGCCACCCCCGGTCCCTGGCTTTCGAGGAGGTTGCGCAGATCAAAACCATTACCGACGGCACCTTTACGATGCAGATTCACTGCATCGGGGCGCAGTCGGCCCATACCAACGACTATTTGATCTACTATTTTCCCACGGAAAAGCTGCTCTTCGAGGACGACCTGGTGTGGATCAAGCGGGAAGGCGGGCCTAGAAAAGCCAGTGCCCGGCAGGCCGGCCTCACCCAGGCGGTGCAAGCCCTGAAGCTGCCCATCGACACGGTAGTGCAGTCCTGGCCCGTCGCCGATTACGGGGTCAAGACCATCATTCCCTACGCCGAGCTCGAACAGGCCCTGCAGGTGAAGTAG
- a CDS encoding pectate lyase family protein, translated as MKTNPFLASALFSLAGLLAGCDTSSPTPAAPAASAATSTADVEATCTAQGWASQNGGTNGGGTATPTIVTTYDQLKAAITNSAVKVVQVNGVITIPSGGRISFQDQSGKTLFGSAGARLVSTDQTQAGSGIMYVKRCSNLVIRNLIFDGPGAYDVDGQDNCTIDACTNVWVDHCEFRDGLDGNLDVKNTSNYITVSWTKFAYLKAPRAGGSGGSNDHRFSNLIGSSDTSTGDRGKLNITFARCWWAPGCVARMPRVRFGKVQVVNSLFNSSNSTSAVMAGFEANLLVQNNVFEGVNRPIDLMANNSTAVQVTGNLFTSTTGNTAGNGKTAFTPPYTLSVLAASSVKATVTASNGAGATVGGNTCVNSGI; from the coding sequence ATGAAAACGAACCCATTCCTGGCGTCCGCGCTATTCTCGTTGGCGGGCCTGCTGGCCGGCTGCGACACGAGCAGCCCCACGCCCGCCGCCCCCGCGGCCTCCGCTGCCACCTCCACTGCCGACGTAGAAGCCACCTGCACCGCGCAGGGCTGGGCCTCCCAGAACGGCGGCACCAACGGCGGGGGCACGGCCACGCCCACCATCGTAACAACTTACGACCAGCTCAAGGCCGCCATTACCAACTCGGCCGTGAAAGTGGTGCAGGTCAACGGCGTTATTACCATCCCCTCGGGCGGGCGGATTTCCTTCCAGGACCAGAGCGGCAAAACCCTCTTCGGCTCGGCCGGGGCCCGGCTGGTGTCCACGGACCAGACCCAGGCCGGCTCGGGCATCATGTACGTGAAGCGCTGCTCCAACCTGGTGATTCGCAACCTGATCTTCGACGGGCCCGGCGCCTACGACGTGGACGGGCAGGACAACTGCACAATTGACGCCTGCACCAACGTGTGGGTCGACCATTGCGAGTTTCGCGACGGCCTCGACGGCAACCTCGACGTCAAGAACACGTCGAACTACATTACCGTGTCCTGGACCAAGTTTGCCTACCTCAAAGCACCCCGCGCCGGTGGGTCCGGCGGCTCCAACGACCACCGCTTCAGCAACCTGATCGGCTCTTCCGACACCTCCACCGGCGACCGGGGCAAGCTCAATATCACCTTTGCCCGCTGCTGGTGGGCGCCCGGCTGCGTGGCCCGCATGCCCCGGGTCCGCTTCGGCAAGGTGCAGGTGGTCAACAGCCTGTTTAACAGCTCGAACAGCACCTCCGCCGTCATGGCGGGCTTTGAGGCCAACCTGCTGGTGCAGAACAACGTGTTTGAAGGCGTAAACCGCCCCATCGACTTGATGGCCAACAACTCGACGGCGGTGCAGGTCACCGGCAACCTCTTCACCAGCACGACCGGCAACACCGCCGGCAACGGCAAAACGGCCTTCACTCCGCCCTACACCCTGTCGGTGCTGGCGGCCTCGAGCGTGAAGGCTACCGTCACGGCTTCCAACGGGGCCGGGGCCACCGTGGGCGGCAATACCTGCGTGAATAGCGGCATCTAA
- a CDS encoding DUF4274 domain-containing protein, with protein sequence MTDEEPEEDYLDEEELDALELKLLIEWLETVPPTEWHVLAQEWSYDNSKDILRWLLANPRTEKATALMIYWMAGARFYKQYGSLEEARARANSEGVWWEFIHDIEARYLAGFYTAATVGFDPRRDTYASPSGHDWTQGYQEYPLKAPLPAVMEQAVPGIQPSSEVVYIEGIPEHIYEQLEKYF encoded by the coding sequence ATGACCGACGAAGAGCCCGAAGAAGACTACCTCGACGAAGAAGAGCTTGATGCCCTGGAGCTGAAGCTGCTCATCGAGTGGCTCGAAACCGTGCCGCCCACCGAGTGGCACGTGCTGGCCCAGGAGTGGAGCTACGACAACTCCAAGGACATCCTGCGCTGGCTGTTGGCCAACCCCCGCACCGAAAAAGCCACGGCCCTGATGATCTACTGGATGGCCGGGGCCCGCTTCTACAAGCAGTACGGCTCCTTGGAAGAAGCCCGCGCCCGGGCCAATTCCGAGGGCGTCTGGTGGGAGTTCATCCACGATATTGAAGCCCGCTACCTGGCCGGCTTCTACACCGCGGCCACCGTCGGCTTCGACCCCCGCCGCGACACCTACGCCAGCCCCAGCGGCCACGACTGGACCCAGGGCTACCAGGAATACCCGCTCAAGGCCCCGCTGCCGGCCGTGATGGAGCAGGCCGTGCCCGGCATTCAGCCCAGCAGCGAGGTCGTCTACATCGAGGGCATTCCCGAGCACATCTACGAGCAGCTGGAGAAGTACTTCTAG